The following are encoded in a window of Pectinophora gossypiella chromosome 8, ilPecGoss1.1, whole genome shotgun sequence genomic DNA:
- the LOC126369211 gene encoding monocarboxylate transporter 9-like produces the protein MDRAISSPPNGAHRGPEQGGPSETLDTPQPADAVSETDTSRPAPRTLPPIPESEPLLHEPLGASALGDSQRKPNGRSLHVKFDAQSPPAPVSSSSSSSSSSDDEDVSIAEARPPDGGWGWVVVFASFMVNLIADGITFSFGVFFPHFLEYFGEGKGKTAWIAGIFMAMPLLSGPIASFLTDRYGCRRMTIFGSVLAAVGFVISAFVDNMETLFLTFGIMAGFGLSLCYVAAVVIVAYYFEKKRSLATGISVCGSGIGTFIFAPLTNVLLDEYGWRGTTLILAGLFLNMAVCGLLMKDLPWTATMNEEKAKERKRRRERKRNKRYGSSVDSFSDSKSSAAGSTKVVDNVDIEAVTSPIVPQFSSLVDLPTFMTGGEGVSLEVFELMSNRGRAYAMLAQNYPGVMLPSRSFSDSGRLNEQSPPRALMSPGVLSPGAMSPTSAPTANGNAAPLSEKAALSLWLRKQATSGVVPKKPPAFFKDLRVHRHSLTYRGAMLNINRYRLRASSCPNIFRNSMTTIAREKVQWYAGLWDFWDLVVDVLDFSHFLNPPFLFFALSNFLLYMWYDVPYVYIADHGLSMGFNESQASMLISVIGILNMFGEILLGWVGDWECVNASLVYAACMLLCGFVTLLMPLLTDYFTLAAASGAFGAFIAANYSLTSIILVEQITLEKFTNAYGLLLLMQGLANLIGPPLAGWIYDITDSYDLSFYLAGAFIGVSGVILVILPLYAQARRYNELRKRAPPAPPAEEPKLNGEVKQNGKVKLIV, from the exons ATGGACCGCGCGATCTCGTCGCCGCCGAACGGCGCGCACCGTGGGCCGGAGCAAGGAGGACCCAGCGAAACCCTTGATACCCCGCAGCCAGCGGATGCCGTAAGCGAAACGGATACTTCGCGGCCGGCGCCGCGTACGCTACCCCCCATCCCCGAGAGCGAGCCCCTCCTGCACGAGCCGCTCGGAGCGAGCGCTCTCGGTGATAGCCAGCGGAAGCCCAACGGGCGGTCTCTCCATGTGAAGTTCGACGCGCAGTCCCCGCCCGCCCCCGTCTCCAGCTCCAGTTCGAGTTCCAGCTCCAGCGATGACGAGGACGTGTCCATCGCCGAGGCGCGCCCGCCCGACGGCGGCTGGGGCTGGGTGGTGGTGTTCGCCTCCTTCATGGTCAACCTCATCGCGGACGGCATCACCTTCAGCTTCGGCGTCTTCTTCCCGCACTTCCTCGAGTACTTCGGTGAAGGCAAGGGCAAGACGGCGTGGATCGCGGGGATCTTCATGGCGATGCCGCTGCTCTCCGGGCCCATCGCCAGCTTCCTCACCGACAGGTACGGATGCCGGCGTATGACCATATTCGGCTCGGTGCTGGCGGCGGTCGGATTCGTCATCTCTGCCTTCGTGGATAACATGGAGACGCTGTTTTTGACCTTTGGAATCATGGCTGGGTTCGGCCTGAGTTTATGTTACGTAGCAGCAGTTGTAATAGTAGCCTATTATTTCGAGAAAAAACGTTCCTTAGCCACTGGCATATCCGTGTGCGGGAGCGGTATCGGGACTTTCATATTTGCGCCACTGACTAATGTTCTGTTGGATGAATATGGTTGGCGCGGTACTACTTTAATCTTGGCTGGATTATTTCTGAATATGGCGGTGTGTGGATTATTAATGAAGGATTTGCCCTGGACGGCAACCATGAACGAAGAGAAAGCCAAAGAAAGGAAAcgaaggcgggaacggaaacgcaACAAGCGCTACGGATCGTCAGTGGACAGTTTCTCGGACAGTAAAAGCAGTGCTGCAGGCTCGACGAAAGTAGTAGACAATGTAGATATAGAAGCGGTGACGTCACCGATCGTGCCGCAATTCAGTTCCTTAGTAGACCTTCCCACTTTCATGACGGGTGGGGAAGGAGTGTCTTTAGAAGTATTCGAATTAATGTCAAATCGGGGTCGAGCATATGCTATGCTGGCCCAGAACTACCCGGGCGTGATGTTGCCTTCGAGAAGCTTCAGTGACAGTGGGCGGTTGAACGAGCAGTCGCCGCCGAGAGCTCTGATGTCACCAGGGGTTTTGTCTCCGGGCGCTATGTCGCCTACATCTGCTCCGACAGCGAATGGGAACGCTGCCCCTTTGAGCGAGAAAGCCGCTCTGTCTCTATGGCTGCGGAAGCAAGCAACTAGTGGCGTCGTCCCTAAGAAGCCGCCAGCTTTCTTCAAGGATCTCCGTGTGCACAGACACTCGCTGACGTACCGCGGTGCCATGCTCAATATCAACCGCTACCGACTGCGAGCCTCCTCCTGCCCGAACATCTTCAGGAACTCTATGACCACCATTGCAAGGGAAAAG GTGCAATGGTACGCCGGCCTGTGGGACTTCTGGGACCTGGTGGTAGACGTCCTTGACTTCTCCCACTTCCTCAACCCACCGTTCCTGTTCTTCGCGCTATCAAACTTCCTCCTGTACATGTGGTACGATGTACCATACGTATACATCGCCGACCACGGCCTCAGCATGGGCTTCAACGAATCGCAAGCGTCTATGCTCATCTCTGTCATTGGGATACTCAATATGTTTGGGGAG ATCTTGCTCGGCTGGGTAGGCGACTGGGAGTGCGTGAACGCCAGCCTGGTCTATGCCGCTTGCATGCTGCTCTGTGGCTTCGTCACCCTGCTGATGCCGCTTCTAACCGACTATTTCACCCTCGCGGCGGCGTCTGGCGCCTTCGGAGCGTTCATAGCAGCGAACTACTCCTTGACGAGTATCATACTGGTGGAACAGATCACGTTGGAGAAGTTCACTAACGCGTATGGCCTGTTGCTGCTGATGCAGGGATTGGCTAATCTGATTGGACCGCCCTTGGCAG GTTGGATATACGACATAACTGACTCGTACGACCTGTCGTTCTACCTGGCGGGCGCGTTCATCGGCGTGTCGGGCGTCATCCTGGTCATCCTGCCGCTGTACGCGCAGGCGCGCCGCTACAACGAGCTGCGCAagcgcgcgccgcccgcgccgcccgccgagGAGCCCAAGCTAAATGGAGAGGTCAAACAGAACGGGAAAGTCAAGCTTATTGTGTAA